In one Erinaceus europaeus chromosome 3, mEriEur2.1, whole genome shotgun sequence genomic region, the following are encoded:
- the CD8A gene encoding T-cell surface glycoprotein CD8 alpha chain: MVPLVTALLLPLVLQLHPVASQVSGFRMWPKDGVTAQLGQQVTLRCEVLPRAQQGCSWLFQRPEPHSSPVFLMYIPSTTNTQAKMAEDLNPTQISGKKVSDTCFLTLHKFRKEEEGYYFCFVMNNYKIYFSPFVPVFTPAKPTTTPAPPPPTPAPTRAARPVTVRPEVCRPQTGRAETKGLNFSCDLYIWAPLAGTCGVLLLSVVILIIYNRKNQRRVCKCPRPQVRQAGKSNPSEIPLTRQ, translated from the exons ATGGTCCCGCTGGTCACAGCCCTGCTCCTGCCGCTGGTCCTGCAGCTCC ACCCCGTGGCCTCACAGGTCAGCGGGTTCCGCATGTGGCCGAAGGACGGTGTGACAGCTCAACTGGGGCAGCAGGTGACTTTGCGCTGCGAGGTGCTGCCCAGAGCGCAGCAGGGCTGCTCCTGGCTCTTCCAGAGGCCCGAGCCCCACAGCAGCCCCGTTTTCCTCATGTACATCCCTTCCACTACCAATACCCAGGCCAAGATGGccgaggacctgaaccccacacaGATCTCTGGCAAGAAGGTCAGTGACACCTGTTTTCTCACCCTGCACAAATTTCGCAAGGAAGAAGAAGGCTACTATTTCTGCTTCGTTATGAACAACTACAAAATCTACTTCAGCCCCTTCGTGCCCGTCTTCACACCAG CGAAGCCCACCACCACACCCGCGCCGCCCCCACCCACGCCGGCACCCACCAGAGCAGCGCGGCCTGTGACAGTGCGCCCCGAGGTGTGTCGGCCCCAGACGGGCCGCGCAG AAACCAAGGGCCTGAACTTCTCCTGTGACCTCTACATTTGGGCGCCGCTGGCCGGGACTTGCGGAGTCCTTCTGCTGTCCGTGGTCATCCTCATCATCTACAACCGTA AGAACCAAAGACGAGTGTGCAAATGTCCCAG ACCCCAGGTCAGACAGGCAGGCAAGTCCAATCCTTCAGAGATACCTCTGACACGGCAGTGA